The Primulina tabacum isolate GXHZ01 chromosome 16, ASM2559414v2, whole genome shotgun sequence genome window below encodes:
- the LOC142529012 gene encoding pectinesterase: protein MDSKLLPLSAFLVFILIARPGISQTYSDTPTIDSTCQNTSYTELCANTVASIPDHHRKTLPEIISATVNVSMTEIRESASNCSAIRRKLAKKLEPIDLRALDDCLQLFSSTISQLIKVLADLSTSNSSTTNYYDDLLTLLSGAMTNQATCLDGFAHSKNDTRKLIEGRVRRISKHFSNCLAMVKKLKKRETKKKHPRSLLQQEFPEYGTIRDGFPTWLTRKDRRLLQTTTNQTQVNLVVAKDGSGNFTTINAALNATPNNSNTRFVIYIKTGAYFEYINMGSSKKMIMLLGDGIEKTWIKGNRSVVDGWTTFQSSTFAVVGNGFIAKGISFENYAGPDKHQAVALRSGADFSAFYQCRFIGYQDTLYVHSLRQFYRECDVYGTIDFIFGNAAVVLQNCSLYARKPNPNQQNVFTAQGREDPNQNTGISIHYGKVAAAADLLPVLSQFSTYLGRPWKLYSRTVYMLAKMESLVDPAGWLRWDQNSSVSFLYYGEYQNRGPGSNTSARVTWPGYRVITNATEAAQFAPGNFIQASQWVPATGIPITTNLTVS, encoded by the exons ATGGACTCCAAACTCCTGCCTCTATCGGCCTTTCTAGTCTTCATACTCATTGCACGCCCCGGTATTTCTCAAACTTACTCCGACACCCCAACAATTGATTCCACATGCCAGAATACATCGTACACCGAGCTATGCGCCAACACCGTCGCGTCCATACCAGACCATCATCGGAAAACGCTCCCCGAAATCATCTCCGCCACCGTAAACGTCTCCATGACGGAGATCAGAGAATCCGCCTCCAACTGCTCTGCCATCCGCCGCAAACTCGCAAAGAAGCTCGAGCCCATTGACCTACGAGCTCTCGACGATTGCCTCCAGCTCTTCTCCAGCACAATCTCCCAGCTGATAAAGGTCCTCGCCGACTTATCCACCAGCAACTCGTCCACCACAAATTACTACGACGACTTGCTGACGCTGCTCAGCGGCGCGATGACGAATCAGGCCACCTGCCTCGACGGGTTCGCACACAGCAAGAACGACACCCGGAAACTCATCGAAGGCAGGGTGAGAAGAATCTCAAAGCACTTCAGCAACTGCCTGGCCATGGTCAAGAAGCTGAAGAAGAGAGAGACAAAGAAAAAACACCCCCGCTCCCTACTGCAGCAGGAGTTCCCTGAGTATGGAACAATAAGAGACGGTTTCCCCACTTGGCTGACCCGAAAAGACCGGAGATTGCTGCAGACCACGACGAACCAAACTCAGGTGAATCTGGTGGTGGCGAAAGACGGCAGCGGCAACTTCACCACCATTAATGCTGCATTAAACGCGACGCCGAACAACAGCAACACAAGGTTCGTGATATACATAAAAACTGGAGCGTATTTTGAGTACATCAACATGGGGAGTTCGAAGAAAATGATAATGCTTTTGGGAGATGGAATCGagaaaacatggataaagggcAATCGGAGCGTGGTTGATGGATGGACTACCTTCCAATCTTCTACTTTCG CTGTAGTCGGAAACGGATTCATAGCCAAAGGCATCAGCTTTGAAAACTACGCCGGCCCAGATAAACACCAAGCCGTAGCCCTCCGCAGTGGCGCCGATTTCTCCGCCTTCTACCAATGCCGCTTCATCGGGTATCAAGACACTCTCTACGTACACTCCCTCAGACAATTCTACCGCGAATGCGACGTTTATGGAACAATCGACTTCATTTTCGGGAACGCCGCGGTCGTCTTGCAAAACTGCAGTTTATATGCCCGGAAACCGAACCCGAATCAACAGAACGTTTTCACCGCTCAGGGAAGAGAAGACCCGAATCAGAACACCGGGATTTCGATCCATTACGGAAAAGTTGCGGCTGCTGCCGATTTGCTTCCTGTTTTGTCACAGTTCAGTACTTACCTTGGCAGGCCCTGGAAATTATATTCCAGGACTGTCTATATGCTTGCAAAAATGGAAAGCCTTGTGGATCCTGCGGGCTGGTTGCGATGGGATCAGAATTCCTCGGTGAGTTTTCTTTATTATGGAGAATATCAGAATCGGGGGCCGGGTTCAAATACGAGTGCTAGAGTGACATGGCCAGGTTACCGGGTTATTACCAATGCGACTGAGGCAGCTCAGTTTGCTCCCGGGAATTTTATTCAGGCGAGTCAATGGGTGCCGGCTACAGGGATTCCAATCACTACAAATCTGACAGTGAGTTGA
- the LOC142529011 gene encoding putative pectinesterase/pectinesterase inhibitor 7: MAKSVRYFSIFNDIFFILFVFPLLFFFLSSADTPPSNPVAPSTLCKSTPDPSYCNTVLPSGNSSSNVYDYGRFSVRKSLSAAQRFLSLIMKYLDNSKNLTTTAICALQDCKFLAECNIDYLTSSFETVSRKSGFLDVLEADDVQTLLSAILTNTQTCIDGLQATASTWSVRKGILMPLSNDTRLYSVSLALFTKGWVPNKKKNNSAIKDPKGKHLQIQNGRLNLRFSSSKSQEVFRTVNNNNRRLLQNQTSSDGGDQVLVNDIVIVSKDNGTGNFMTINDALNAAPNNTDASVGYFLIYITAGLYEEYVSIGKNKRYVMMIGDGINQTIITGNHSFVDGWTTFNSATFAVVGTGFVALNITFRNTAGAIKHQAVAVRNGADLSTFYNCSFEAYQDTLYVHSLRQFYRECDIYGTVDFIFGNAAVVFQNCNMYPRLPMSNQFNAITAQGRTDPNQNTGISIQNCTIQAADDLANSTTTIKTYLGRPWKEYSRTIYMQSYIGSLINPAGWSVWSGDFALNTSYYAEYDNRGPGSNTSSRVNWLGFHIINATDAANFTVSSFIMGQDWIPQTGAPYKSGL, from the exons ATGGCCAAAAGTGTTcgatatttttcaatatttaatgATATATTCTTCATTCTTTTTGTATTTCCACTTCTCTTTTTCTTCTTATCCTCCGCAGATACTCCTCCTTCAAACCCTGTAGCTCCTTCAACCTTGTGCAAATCCACTCCAGACCCTTCTTACTGCAACACCGTGCTTCCATCCGGTAACTCTTCGTCTAATGTCTACGACTACGGCAGGTTCTCAGTCCGTAAATCTCTCTCCGCAGCTCAAAGATTCCTTTCCCTGATCATGAAGTACCTCGACAACTCGAAGAACTTGACCACGACTGCAATCTGCGCTCTTCAAGACTGCAAATTTTTAGCAGAATGTAACATAGATTATTTAACAAGTTCTTTCGAAACCGTAAGCCGAAAATCTGGATTCCTAGACGTACTCGAAGCCGACGATGTTCAAACTCTTCTCAGTGCAATCTTAACCAACACGCAGACCTGTATCGACGGGCTTCAGGCGACAGCTTCGACCTGGAGTGTCCGGAAAGGCATTTTGATGCCTCTTTCGAATGACACGAGGCTGTATAGTGTTTCTTTAGCTTTGTTCACAAAAGGTTGGGTGCCGAACAAGAAAAAGAACAATTCCGCCATCAAAGACCCTAAAGGGAAGCATCTGCAAATTCAAAACGGGCGGTTGAACCTGAGATTTTCTTCCTCGAAAAGCCAGGAAGTTTTTCGGACAGTGAATAATAATAACAGGAGGCTGCTTCAGAATCAGACAAGCAGCGATGGAGGTGACCAGGTTCTGGTTAACGATATCGTGATCGTGAGCAAGGATAACGGAACTGGGAACTTCATGACGATTAACGATGCTCTGAATGCGGCTCCGAATAACACAGATGCGTCTGTTGGATATTTTCTGATATATATTACAGCGGGTTTGTATGAAGAATATGTTTCCATTGGGAAGAACAAGAGGTACGTGATGATGATCGGTGATGGGATTAATCAGACAATTATTACTGGAAATCATAGCTTTGTTGATGGCTGGACTACGTTTAATTCTGCCACCTTTG CTGTGGTCGGAACAGGCTTCGTCGCCTTGAACATAACATTCCGCAACACAGCGGGCGCAATCAAGCACCAAGCCGTTGCGGTTCGCAATGGGGCTGATTTGTCTACATTCTACAACTGCAGCTTCGAGGCCTATCAAGATACACTCTACGTCCATTCACTCCGACAATTCTACAGGGAATGCGACATCTACGGCACAGTAGATTTCATATTCGGGAACGCAGCAGTCGTTTTCCAGAATTGCAACATGTACCCCAGATTACCGATGTCCAATCAATTCAACGCCATCACGGCTCAAGGCCGAACCGACCCGAACCAGAATACGGGGATTTCGATCCAAAACTGTACGATCCAGGCCGCCGACGATTTAGCTAATAGTACTACTACTATCAAAACTTATCTAGGTAGACCATGGAAAGAATACTCGAGAACAATTTATATGCAATCTTATATTGGGAGTTTGATCAATCCGGCGGGTTGGAGCGTGTGGTCGGGCGATTTTGCATTGAACACGTCGTATTATGCGGAGTATGATAATAGGGGGCCTGGATCGAATACATCTAGTAGAGTGAATTGGCTTGGATTTCATATAATCAATGCTACTGATGCTGCTAATTTCACAGTGTCTTCTTTTATCATGGGACAAGATTGGATTCCTCAAACTGGGGCGCCATACAAAAGTGGACTATAG
- the LOC142529014 gene encoding epoxide hydrolase 1 encodes MDKIQHRIIQTNGINMHVAEIGEGPAILFVHGFPELWYSWRHQMLDLSSRGFRAIAPDLRGFGDTDAPPCATSYTVFHIVGDLVGLLDSLGLDRVFLVGHDWGAIIAWFVCLLRPDRIKALVNMSVVFQPRNPKRKPVESLRAMLGEDYYICRFQEPGEAEQEFARVDTVRLIKKFLTTRNPTPLRVPKSVGFGGSPTKPISMPSWLSEEDVQYYASKFDQTGFTGGLNYYRAMDLNWELTAPWTGVRIKVPVKFIVGDLDLTYNTPGVKEYIHGGGFKRNVPFLQELVIMEGVAHFINQEKPEETSEHIYSFINKF; translated from the exons ATGGACAAAATCCAACACAGAATCATCCAAACCAACGGTATCAACATGCATGTTGCTGAAATCGGGGAGGGCCCAGCAATTCTCTTCGTCCACGGCTTCCCCGAGCTCTGGTACTCGTGGCGCCACCAGATGTTAGACCTCTCCTCCAGAGGCTTCCGCGCGATCGCTCCCGATCTACGAGGATTTGGTGATACGGACGCGCCTCCCTGCGCCACCAGCTACACGGTGTTCCATATCGTGGGGGACTTGGTGGGCCTGCTTGATTCTTTGGGACTGGACCGCGTGTTCTTGGTTGGCCATGATTGGGGCGCTATTATAGCATGGTTCGTTTGCTTGTTACGCCCGGATAGGATAAAGGCTTTGGTCAATATGAGCGTTGTGTTTCAGCCGAGGAATCCGAAGAGGAAGCCTGTGGAGTCTTTGCGCGCGATGCTCGGAGAGGATTACTATATTTGCAGATTTCAG GAACCAGGAGAAGCGGAACAAGAGTTTGCTCGTGTTGATACTGTAAGATTGATCAAGAAATTCTTAACAACACGGAACCCAACTCCTCTTCGTGTTCCTAAATCAGTGGGATTTGGGGGTTCACCTACCAAGCCGATCTCAATGCCTTCTTGGTTATCAGAAGAAGACGTTCAATACTATGCAAGCAAATTTGACCAAACCGGTTTCACGGGTGGATTGAACTACTATCGAGCAATGGACTT AAACTGGGAGCTAACTGCTCCGTGGACAGGGGTGCGAATAAAAGTTCCTGTTAAATTCATTGTTGGTGATCTTGACCTCACTTACAATACCCCTGGTGTAAAGGAATACATTCACGGTGGTGGCTTCAAACGAAATGTGCCCTTCTTGCAAGAATTGGTTATCATGGAAGGAGTAGCTCATTTCATCAACCAGGAAAAACCAGAGGAAACCAGTGAACATATTTACAGCTTCATCAACAAGTTTTAA
- the LOC142529015 gene encoding large ribosomal subunit protein eL18y: MGIDLIAGGKCKKTKRTAPKSNDIYLKLLVKLYRFLVRRTGSRFNAVVLKRLFMSKVNKAPLSLSRLVALMKGKEDKIAVIVATVTDDPRIHEIPAIKVTALRFTETARARIEKAGGECLTFDQLALRAPLGQNTVLLRGPTKAREAVKHFGPAPGVPHSHTKPYVRAKGRKFERARGRRNSRGFRV, translated from the exons GGTATCGATTTGATCGCCGGAGGTAAGTGCAAGAAGACCAAGCGAACGGCTCCTAAATCCAATGATATATACCTCAAACTCCTCGTCAAG TTATATCGGTTTCTGGTGAGGAGGACCGGGAGCAGGTTCAATGCGGTGGTGCTGAAGCGGCTGTTCATGAGTAAGGTCAATAAGGCCCCGCTCTCTCTCTCCCGTCTTGTAGCTCTCATGAAGGGAAAG GAGGACAAGATTGCAGTTATTGTTGCGACAGTCACTGATGATCCTAGGATACATGAAATCCCGGCTATAAAGGTGACTGCCCTTAGGTTTACAGAGACTGCAAGGGCGAGGATCGAGAAGGCAGGAGGAGAATGTTTGACTTTTGATCAACTTGCTCTTAGAGCTCCTCTTGGCCAGAATACG GTGCTCCTGAGGGGCCCTACTAAGGCTCGAGAAGCAGTCAAACACTTTGGTCCAGCCCCTGGTGTTCCACATAGCCACACCAAACCTTATGTACGAGCCAAGGGAAGGAAGTTTGAGCGTGCTAGAGGAAGAAGAAACAGCAGAGGCTTCCGAGTTTAA